In a single window of the Jaculus jaculus isolate mJacJac1 chromosome 9, mJacJac1.mat.Y.cur, whole genome shotgun sequence genome:
- the Fmnl1 gene encoding formin-like protein 1 isoform X1: protein MGNAAGSTEQPAGPAASPPKQQATPKQPMPAAGELEERFTRVLSYMNLPPDKVQLLSQYDSEKKWELICDQERFQVKNPPEAYIQKLKSYLDTGGVSRKAAADWMSNLGFKRRVQESTQVLRELETSLRTNHIGWVQEFLNEENRGLDVLLEYLAFAQCSVTYDMESTDNGASGAEKSKSLEQSAEDLSKGPPASVPKSRHLTIKCPPSPRLTPAHSRKTLRNSRIVSQKDDVHVCIMCLRAIMNYQSGFSLVMNHPACVNEIALSLNNKNPRTKALVLELLAAVCLVRGGHDIILAAFDNFKEVCGEQHRFEKLMEYFRNEDSNIDFMVACMQFINIVVHSVENMNFRVFLQYEFTRLGLDLYLERLRLTESDKLQVQIQAYLDNIFDVGTLLEDTETKNAVLEHMEELQDQVALLTERLRDAENESMAKIAELEKQLSETRKELETMRERATESTPMGSSKRSPEPEKVPSTRERRPSALELKVEELEEKGLIRILRGPGDAVSIEILPGAVATPSGDASAPRIPAGSPSPDLPPAPASVPGVASPPSPPPPPPLPSLPSQPEAPPSAPPLAPPLPGSPEPPPAPPLPGDLPPPPPPPLPGTDGPVPPPPPPPPPGGPPDGLGGPGPEMGTGVKAKKPIQTKFRMPLLNWVALKPSQITGTVFTELNDERVLQELDMSDFEEHFKTKSQGPSLDLSALKGKASQKIPTKATLIEANRAKNLAITLRKGNLGADRICQAIETYDLQTLSLDFLELLTRFLPTEYERSLIARFEKEQRPMEELSEEDRFMLRFSRIQRLPERMTTLTFLGNFPDTAQLLMPQLNAIIAASMSIKSSDKLRQILEIVLAFGNYMNSSKRGAAYGFRLQSLDALLEMKSTDRKQTLLHYLVKVIAEKYPQLTGFHSELHFLDKAGSVSLDSVLGDVCSLQRGLELTQREFVRQDDCMVLKEFLRAHSPTMDKLLADSKTAQEAYESVVEYFGENPKTTPPSMFFSLFSRFTKAYKKAEQEVEQWKKEAATQEAGADNPGRGEAPAPKSPPKARRQQMDLISELKRKQQKEPLIYDSDRDGAIEDIITDLRNQPYIRADTGRRSGRSGRRRPPGPPLQVTTDLSL, encoded by the exons AGCTACATGAACTTGCCCCCCGACAAAGTACAGCTGCTCAGCCAGTATGACAGTGAGAAGAAGTGGGAGCTCATCTGTGACCAG GAGCGGTTTCAAGTCAAGAACCCCCCTGAAGCCTACATTCAGAAGCTGAAGAGCTACCTGGATACTGGTGGGGTCAGCAGAAAGGCAGCAGCTGATTGGATGTCTAATCTGGGG TTTAAGAGGCGAGTTCAGGAGTCCACACAGGTGCTGCGGGAGCTGGAGACCTCTCTAAGGACAAACCACATAGG GTGGGTGCAGGAGTTCCTCAATGAGGAGAACCGTGGCCTGGACGTGCTCCTTGAGTACCTGGCCTTTGCCCAGTGCTCCGTCAC GTACGACATGGAGAGTACAGACAATGGAGCCTCTGGGGCAGAAAAGAGCAAGTCCCTGGAGCAGTCCGCGGAAGATCTCAGCAAGGGGCCGCCGGCTTCGGTGCCCAAAAGTCGTCACCTCACCATCAA GTGCCCCCCTTCTCCCCG GCTGACTCCTGCCCACAGCCGGAAAACCCTGCGGAATTCCCGCATCGTCAGCCAGAAGGATGATGTCCACGTCTGCATCATGTGTCTGCGAGCTATCATGAACTACCAG TCTGGCTTCAGCCTGGTCATGAACCACCCAGCCTGTGTCAACGAGATTGCTCTCAGCCTCAACAACAAGAATCCCAG AACCAAGGCtttggtgctggagctgctggcaGCTGTGTGCCTGGTGCGGGGAGGACACGACATCATTCTTGCAGCCTTTGACAACTTCAAGGAG gtgtgtggagagcagcaCCGCTTTGAGAAGTTGATGGAGTATTTCCGGAATGAGGACAGCAACATCGACTTCATG GTGGCCTGCATGCAGTTCATCAACATCGTGGTGCACTCAGTGGAGAACATGAACTTCCGGGTCTTCCTGCAGTATGAGTTCACCCGCCTTGGTCTGGACCTGTACTTGGAG AGGCTCCGGCTCACAGAAAGTGACAAGCTGCAGGTGCAGATTCAGGCGTACCTGGACAACATTTTCGATGTGGGAACTCTGCTGGAGGACACAGAGACCAAGAACGCAGTGCTGGAGCACATGGAGGAGCTGCAAGACCAGGTGGCCCTG cTGACAGAGCGGCTTCGGGACGCGGAGAACGAATCCATGGCCAAGATCGCTGAACTGGAGAAGCAGCTCAGTGAGACCCGCAAGGAGCTGGAGACCATGAGg GAGCGCGCCACCGAGTCAACCCCCATGGGCTCCTCCAAACGCTCCCCAGAGCCTGAGAAAGTCCCTTCCACTCGGGAGCGGCGACCCTCGGCCCTAGAGCTGAAAGTGGAGGAGCTGGAGGAGAAGGGGTTAATCCGCATCCTGCGGGGGCCCGGGGATGCGGTCTCCATCGAGATCCTCCCCGGCGCGGTAGCGACGCCCAGCGGCGATGCTTCAGCTCCGAGGATACCCGCGGGCTCCCCCAGCCCAG ATCTCCCACCTGCGCCAGCGTCCGTTCCCGGAGTCGCCTCACCACCGTCACCGCCACCGCCGCCCCCACTACCTAGCCTCCCATCCCAGCCGGAAGCCCCTCCCTCAGCTCCCCCGCTGGCTCCGCCTCTCCCGGGCAGTCCGGAGCCCCCACCTGCGCCACCGTTGCCAGGAGACCTGCCACCTCCACCCCCGCCACCCCTGCCCGGCACCGATGGGCCCgtgccgccgccaccgccgccgcctccACCTGGAGGTCCCCCTGATGGCCTTGGAGGACCGGGCCCAGAGATGGGTACAG GAGTGAAGGCCAAGAAACCCATCCAGACCAAGTTCAGGATGCCACTCTTGAACTGGGTGGCCCTGAAGCCCAGTCAGATCACAGGCACTGTCTTCACAGAGCTCAACGATGAGAGGGTGCTGCAG GAGCTGGACATGAGTGATTTTGAAGAGCATTTCAAAACCAAGTCCCAAGGCCCCAGCTTGGACCTCAGTGCTCTCAAAGGCAAGGCATCCCAGAAAATCCCCACCAAGGCAACGCTCATCGAGGCCAACCGGGCCAAGAACCTGGCCATCACCTTGCGCAAGGGCAACCTGGGGGCAGACCGCATCTGCCAGGCCATTGAGAC GTATGACCTGCAGACCCTCAGCCTGGATTTCCTGGAGCTGTTGACGCGCTTTCTGCCCACGGAGTACGAGCGCAGCCTCATTGCCCGCTTTGAGAAGGAGCAGCGGCCCATGGAGGAGTTGTCCGAGGAGGACCGCTTCATGCTGCGCTTTAGCCGAATCCAGCGCCTGCCTGAGCGCATGACTACACTCACCTTCCTGGGCAACTTCCCTGACACAGCCCAGCTACTCATGCCG caactgAATGCCATCATTGCAGCCTCAATGTCCATCAAATCTTCTGACAAGCTCCGTCAAATCCTGGAG aTTGTCCTGGCCTTTGGCAACTACATGAACAGCAGCAAGCGAGGGGCAGCCTACGGCTTTCGGCTCCAGAGTCTGGATGCG CTGTTGGAGATGAAGTCGACCGATCGCAAGCAGACGCTGCTGCACTATCTGGTGAAGGTCATCGCCGAGAAGTACCCACAGCTCACAGGCTTCCACAGTGAACTGCACTTCCTGGACAAGGCAGGCTCAG TGTCCCTGGATAGTGTCCTAGGGGATGTGTGCTCCCTGCAGCGAGGCCTGGAGCTGACACAGCGAGAGTTTGTGCGGCAGGATGACTGCATGGTGCTCAAGGAGTTCCTGAGGGCTCATTCACCCACCATGGACAAGCTGCTGGCAGACAGCAAGACGGCTCAA GAGGCCTATGAATCGGTGGTGGAGTACTTTGGAGAGAACCCCAAGACCACGCCGCCCTCCATGTTCTTCTCCCTGTTCAGCCGCTTCACCAAGGCCTACAAG AAAGCTGAGCAAGAGGTGGAACAGTGGAAAAAAGAAGCAGCTACCCAGGAGGCGGGCGCCGACAACCCGGGCAGGGGAGAGGCCCCAGCACCCAAG TCCCCGCCCAAGGCCAGGAGACAACAGATGGACCTCATCTCTGAGCTGAAACGGAAGCAGCAGAAAGAGCCACTCATCTACGACAGTGATCGGGATGGGGCCATTGAAGACATCATCACAG ATCTGCGGAACCAGCCCTACATTCGGGCAGATACAGGCCGCCGCAGTGGCCGCAGTGGCCGCAGGCGTCCCCCAGGACCTCCCCTGCAGGTCACCACCGACCTCTCGCTGTAG
- the Fmnl1 gene encoding formin-like protein 1 isoform X3: MGNAAGSTEQPAGPAASPPKQQATPKQPMPAAGELEERFTRVLSYMNLPPDKVQLLSQYDSEKKWELICDQERFQVKNPPEAYIQKLKSYLDTGGVSRKAAADWMSNLGFKRRVQESTQVLRELETSLRTNHIGWVQEFLNEENRGLDVLLEYLAFAQCSVTYDMESTDNGASGAEKSKSLEQSAEDLSKGPPASVPKSRHLTIKCPPSPRLTPAHSRKTLRNSRIVSQKDDVHVCIMCLRAIMNYQSGFSLVMNHPACVNEIALSLNNKNPRTKALVLELLAAVCLVRGGHDIILAAFDNFKEVCGEQHRFEKLMEYFRNEDSNIDFMVACMQFINIVVHSVENMNFRVFLQYEFTRLGLDLYLERLRLTESDKLQVQIQAYLDNIFDVGTLLEDTETKNAVLEHMEELQDQVALLTERLRDAENESMAKIAELEKQLSETRKELETMRERATESTPMGSSKRSPEPEKVPSTRERRPSALELKVEELEEKGLIRILRGPGDAVSIEILPGAVATPSGDASAPRIPAGSPSPDLPPAPASVPGVASPPSPPPPPPLPSLPSQPEAPPSAPPLAPPLPGSPEPPPAPPLPGDLPPPPPPPLPGTDGPVPPPPPPPPPGGPPDGLGGPGPEMGTGVKAKKPIQTKFRMPLLNWVALKPSQITGTVFTELNDERVLQELDMSDFEEHFKTKSQGPSLDLSALKGKASQKIPTKATLIEANRAKNLAITLRKGNLGADRICQAIETYDLQTLSLDFLELLTRFLPTEYERSLIARFEKEQRPMEELSEEDRFMLRFSRIQRLPERMTTLTFLGNFPDTAQLLMPQLNAIIAASMSIKSSDKLRQILEIVLAFGNYMNSSKRGAAYGFRLQSLDALLEMKSTDRKQTLLHYLVKVIAEKYPQLTGFHSELHFLDKAGSVSLDSVLGDVCSLQRGLELTQREFVRQDDCMVLKEFLRAHSPTMDKLLADSKTAQEAYESVVEYFGENPKTTPPSMFFSLFSRFTKAYKKAEQEVEQWKKEAATQEAGADNPGRGEAPAPKSPPKARRQQMDLISELKRKQQKEPLIYDSDRDGAIEDIITVLKTAPFTARTGKRTSRLLCEASLGEEMPL, translated from the exons AGCTACATGAACTTGCCCCCCGACAAAGTACAGCTGCTCAGCCAGTATGACAGTGAGAAGAAGTGGGAGCTCATCTGTGACCAG GAGCGGTTTCAAGTCAAGAACCCCCCTGAAGCCTACATTCAGAAGCTGAAGAGCTACCTGGATACTGGTGGGGTCAGCAGAAAGGCAGCAGCTGATTGGATGTCTAATCTGGGG TTTAAGAGGCGAGTTCAGGAGTCCACACAGGTGCTGCGGGAGCTGGAGACCTCTCTAAGGACAAACCACATAGG GTGGGTGCAGGAGTTCCTCAATGAGGAGAACCGTGGCCTGGACGTGCTCCTTGAGTACCTGGCCTTTGCCCAGTGCTCCGTCAC GTACGACATGGAGAGTACAGACAATGGAGCCTCTGGGGCAGAAAAGAGCAAGTCCCTGGAGCAGTCCGCGGAAGATCTCAGCAAGGGGCCGCCGGCTTCGGTGCCCAAAAGTCGTCACCTCACCATCAA GTGCCCCCCTTCTCCCCG GCTGACTCCTGCCCACAGCCGGAAAACCCTGCGGAATTCCCGCATCGTCAGCCAGAAGGATGATGTCCACGTCTGCATCATGTGTCTGCGAGCTATCATGAACTACCAG TCTGGCTTCAGCCTGGTCATGAACCACCCAGCCTGTGTCAACGAGATTGCTCTCAGCCTCAACAACAAGAATCCCAG AACCAAGGCtttggtgctggagctgctggcaGCTGTGTGCCTGGTGCGGGGAGGACACGACATCATTCTTGCAGCCTTTGACAACTTCAAGGAG gtgtgtggagagcagcaCCGCTTTGAGAAGTTGATGGAGTATTTCCGGAATGAGGACAGCAACATCGACTTCATG GTGGCCTGCATGCAGTTCATCAACATCGTGGTGCACTCAGTGGAGAACATGAACTTCCGGGTCTTCCTGCAGTATGAGTTCACCCGCCTTGGTCTGGACCTGTACTTGGAG AGGCTCCGGCTCACAGAAAGTGACAAGCTGCAGGTGCAGATTCAGGCGTACCTGGACAACATTTTCGATGTGGGAACTCTGCTGGAGGACACAGAGACCAAGAACGCAGTGCTGGAGCACATGGAGGAGCTGCAAGACCAGGTGGCCCTG cTGACAGAGCGGCTTCGGGACGCGGAGAACGAATCCATGGCCAAGATCGCTGAACTGGAGAAGCAGCTCAGTGAGACCCGCAAGGAGCTGGAGACCATGAGg GAGCGCGCCACCGAGTCAACCCCCATGGGCTCCTCCAAACGCTCCCCAGAGCCTGAGAAAGTCCCTTCCACTCGGGAGCGGCGACCCTCGGCCCTAGAGCTGAAAGTGGAGGAGCTGGAGGAGAAGGGGTTAATCCGCATCCTGCGGGGGCCCGGGGATGCGGTCTCCATCGAGATCCTCCCCGGCGCGGTAGCGACGCCCAGCGGCGATGCTTCAGCTCCGAGGATACCCGCGGGCTCCCCCAGCCCAG ATCTCCCACCTGCGCCAGCGTCCGTTCCCGGAGTCGCCTCACCACCGTCACCGCCACCGCCGCCCCCACTACCTAGCCTCCCATCCCAGCCGGAAGCCCCTCCCTCAGCTCCCCCGCTGGCTCCGCCTCTCCCGGGCAGTCCGGAGCCCCCACCTGCGCCACCGTTGCCAGGAGACCTGCCACCTCCACCCCCGCCACCCCTGCCCGGCACCGATGGGCCCgtgccgccgccaccgccgccgcctccACCTGGAGGTCCCCCTGATGGCCTTGGAGGACCGGGCCCAGAGATGGGTACAG GAGTGAAGGCCAAGAAACCCATCCAGACCAAGTTCAGGATGCCACTCTTGAACTGGGTGGCCCTGAAGCCCAGTCAGATCACAGGCACTGTCTTCACAGAGCTCAACGATGAGAGGGTGCTGCAG GAGCTGGACATGAGTGATTTTGAAGAGCATTTCAAAACCAAGTCCCAAGGCCCCAGCTTGGACCTCAGTGCTCTCAAAGGCAAGGCATCCCAGAAAATCCCCACCAAGGCAACGCTCATCGAGGCCAACCGGGCCAAGAACCTGGCCATCACCTTGCGCAAGGGCAACCTGGGGGCAGACCGCATCTGCCAGGCCATTGAGAC GTATGACCTGCAGACCCTCAGCCTGGATTTCCTGGAGCTGTTGACGCGCTTTCTGCCCACGGAGTACGAGCGCAGCCTCATTGCCCGCTTTGAGAAGGAGCAGCGGCCCATGGAGGAGTTGTCCGAGGAGGACCGCTTCATGCTGCGCTTTAGCCGAATCCAGCGCCTGCCTGAGCGCATGACTACACTCACCTTCCTGGGCAACTTCCCTGACACAGCCCAGCTACTCATGCCG caactgAATGCCATCATTGCAGCCTCAATGTCCATCAAATCTTCTGACAAGCTCCGTCAAATCCTGGAG aTTGTCCTGGCCTTTGGCAACTACATGAACAGCAGCAAGCGAGGGGCAGCCTACGGCTTTCGGCTCCAGAGTCTGGATGCG CTGTTGGAGATGAAGTCGACCGATCGCAAGCAGACGCTGCTGCACTATCTGGTGAAGGTCATCGCCGAGAAGTACCCACAGCTCACAGGCTTCCACAGTGAACTGCACTTCCTGGACAAGGCAGGCTCAG TGTCCCTGGATAGTGTCCTAGGGGATGTGTGCTCCCTGCAGCGAGGCCTGGAGCTGACACAGCGAGAGTTTGTGCGGCAGGATGACTGCATGGTGCTCAAGGAGTTCCTGAGGGCTCATTCACCCACCATGGACAAGCTGCTGGCAGACAGCAAGACGGCTCAA GAGGCCTATGAATCGGTGGTGGAGTACTTTGGAGAGAACCCCAAGACCACGCCGCCCTCCATGTTCTTCTCCCTGTTCAGCCGCTTCACCAAGGCCTACAAG AAAGCTGAGCAAGAGGTGGAACAGTGGAAAAAAGAAGCAGCTACCCAGGAGGCGGGCGCCGACAACCCGGGCAGGGGAGAGGCCCCAGCACCCAAG TCCCCGCCCAAGGCCAGGAGACAACAGATGGACCTCATCTCTGAGCTGAAACGGAAGCAGCAGAAAGAGCCACTCATCTACGACAGTGATCGGGATGGGGCCATTGAAGACATCATCACAG TGCTCAAGACAGCGCCCTTCACGGCCCGCACTGGAAAGCGGACATCCCGGCTCctctgtgaggccagcctgggagaggAGATGCCCCTCTAG
- the Fmnl1 gene encoding formin-like protein 1 isoform X2, with product MGNAAGSTEQPAGPAASPPKQQATPKQPMPAAGELEERFTRVLSYMNLPPDKVQLLSQYDSEKKWELICDQERFQVKNPPEAYIQKLKSYLDTGGVSRKAAADWMSNLGFKRRVQESTQVLRELETSLRTNHIGWVQEFLNEENRGLDVLLEYLAFAQCSVTYDMESTDNGASGAEKSKSLEQSAEDLSKGPPASVPKSRHLTIKLTPAHSRKTLRNSRIVSQKDDVHVCIMCLRAIMNYQSGFSLVMNHPACVNEIALSLNNKNPRTKALVLELLAAVCLVRGGHDIILAAFDNFKEVCGEQHRFEKLMEYFRNEDSNIDFMVACMQFINIVVHSVENMNFRVFLQYEFTRLGLDLYLERLRLTESDKLQVQIQAYLDNIFDVGTLLEDTETKNAVLEHMEELQDQVALLTERLRDAENESMAKIAELEKQLSETRKELETMRERATESTPMGSSKRSPEPEKVPSTRERRPSALELKVEELEEKGLIRILRGPGDAVSIEILPGAVATPSGDASAPRIPAGSPSPDLPPAPASVPGVASPPSPPPPPPLPSLPSQPEAPPSAPPLAPPLPGSPEPPPAPPLPGDLPPPPPPPLPGTDGPVPPPPPPPPPGGPPDGLGGPGPEMGTGVKAKKPIQTKFRMPLLNWVALKPSQITGTVFTELNDERVLQELDMSDFEEHFKTKSQGPSLDLSALKGKASQKIPTKATLIEANRAKNLAITLRKGNLGADRICQAIETYDLQTLSLDFLELLTRFLPTEYERSLIARFEKEQRPMEELSEEDRFMLRFSRIQRLPERMTTLTFLGNFPDTAQLLMPQLNAIIAASMSIKSSDKLRQILEIVLAFGNYMNSSKRGAAYGFRLQSLDALLEMKSTDRKQTLLHYLVKVIAEKYPQLTGFHSELHFLDKAGSVSLDSVLGDVCSLQRGLELTQREFVRQDDCMVLKEFLRAHSPTMDKLLADSKTAQEAYESVVEYFGENPKTTPPSMFFSLFSRFTKAYKKAEQEVEQWKKEAATQEAGADNPGRGEAPAPKSPPKARRQQMDLISELKRKQQKEPLIYDSDRDGAIEDIITDLRNQPYIRADTGRRSGRSGRRRPPGPPLQVTTDLSL from the exons AGCTACATGAACTTGCCCCCCGACAAAGTACAGCTGCTCAGCCAGTATGACAGTGAGAAGAAGTGGGAGCTCATCTGTGACCAG GAGCGGTTTCAAGTCAAGAACCCCCCTGAAGCCTACATTCAGAAGCTGAAGAGCTACCTGGATACTGGTGGGGTCAGCAGAAAGGCAGCAGCTGATTGGATGTCTAATCTGGGG TTTAAGAGGCGAGTTCAGGAGTCCACACAGGTGCTGCGGGAGCTGGAGACCTCTCTAAGGACAAACCACATAGG GTGGGTGCAGGAGTTCCTCAATGAGGAGAACCGTGGCCTGGACGTGCTCCTTGAGTACCTGGCCTTTGCCCAGTGCTCCGTCAC GTACGACATGGAGAGTACAGACAATGGAGCCTCTGGGGCAGAAAAGAGCAAGTCCCTGGAGCAGTCCGCGGAAGATCTCAGCAAGGGGCCGCCGGCTTCGGTGCCCAAAAGTCGTCACCTCACCATCAA GCTGACTCCTGCCCACAGCCGGAAAACCCTGCGGAATTCCCGCATCGTCAGCCAGAAGGATGATGTCCACGTCTGCATCATGTGTCTGCGAGCTATCATGAACTACCAG TCTGGCTTCAGCCTGGTCATGAACCACCCAGCCTGTGTCAACGAGATTGCTCTCAGCCTCAACAACAAGAATCCCAG AACCAAGGCtttggtgctggagctgctggcaGCTGTGTGCCTGGTGCGGGGAGGACACGACATCATTCTTGCAGCCTTTGACAACTTCAAGGAG gtgtgtggagagcagcaCCGCTTTGAGAAGTTGATGGAGTATTTCCGGAATGAGGACAGCAACATCGACTTCATG GTGGCCTGCATGCAGTTCATCAACATCGTGGTGCACTCAGTGGAGAACATGAACTTCCGGGTCTTCCTGCAGTATGAGTTCACCCGCCTTGGTCTGGACCTGTACTTGGAG AGGCTCCGGCTCACAGAAAGTGACAAGCTGCAGGTGCAGATTCAGGCGTACCTGGACAACATTTTCGATGTGGGAACTCTGCTGGAGGACACAGAGACCAAGAACGCAGTGCTGGAGCACATGGAGGAGCTGCAAGACCAGGTGGCCCTG cTGACAGAGCGGCTTCGGGACGCGGAGAACGAATCCATGGCCAAGATCGCTGAACTGGAGAAGCAGCTCAGTGAGACCCGCAAGGAGCTGGAGACCATGAGg GAGCGCGCCACCGAGTCAACCCCCATGGGCTCCTCCAAACGCTCCCCAGAGCCTGAGAAAGTCCCTTCCACTCGGGAGCGGCGACCCTCGGCCCTAGAGCTGAAAGTGGAGGAGCTGGAGGAGAAGGGGTTAATCCGCATCCTGCGGGGGCCCGGGGATGCGGTCTCCATCGAGATCCTCCCCGGCGCGGTAGCGACGCCCAGCGGCGATGCTTCAGCTCCGAGGATACCCGCGGGCTCCCCCAGCCCAG ATCTCCCACCTGCGCCAGCGTCCGTTCCCGGAGTCGCCTCACCACCGTCACCGCCACCGCCGCCCCCACTACCTAGCCTCCCATCCCAGCCGGAAGCCCCTCCCTCAGCTCCCCCGCTGGCTCCGCCTCTCCCGGGCAGTCCGGAGCCCCCACCTGCGCCACCGTTGCCAGGAGACCTGCCACCTCCACCCCCGCCACCCCTGCCCGGCACCGATGGGCCCgtgccgccgccaccgccgccgcctccACCTGGAGGTCCCCCTGATGGCCTTGGAGGACCGGGCCCAGAGATGGGTACAG GAGTGAAGGCCAAGAAACCCATCCAGACCAAGTTCAGGATGCCACTCTTGAACTGGGTGGCCCTGAAGCCCAGTCAGATCACAGGCACTGTCTTCACAGAGCTCAACGATGAGAGGGTGCTGCAG GAGCTGGACATGAGTGATTTTGAAGAGCATTTCAAAACCAAGTCCCAAGGCCCCAGCTTGGACCTCAGTGCTCTCAAAGGCAAGGCATCCCAGAAAATCCCCACCAAGGCAACGCTCATCGAGGCCAACCGGGCCAAGAACCTGGCCATCACCTTGCGCAAGGGCAACCTGGGGGCAGACCGCATCTGCCAGGCCATTGAGAC GTATGACCTGCAGACCCTCAGCCTGGATTTCCTGGAGCTGTTGACGCGCTTTCTGCCCACGGAGTACGAGCGCAGCCTCATTGCCCGCTTTGAGAAGGAGCAGCGGCCCATGGAGGAGTTGTCCGAGGAGGACCGCTTCATGCTGCGCTTTAGCCGAATCCAGCGCCTGCCTGAGCGCATGACTACACTCACCTTCCTGGGCAACTTCCCTGACACAGCCCAGCTACTCATGCCG caactgAATGCCATCATTGCAGCCTCAATGTCCATCAAATCTTCTGACAAGCTCCGTCAAATCCTGGAG aTTGTCCTGGCCTTTGGCAACTACATGAACAGCAGCAAGCGAGGGGCAGCCTACGGCTTTCGGCTCCAGAGTCTGGATGCG CTGTTGGAGATGAAGTCGACCGATCGCAAGCAGACGCTGCTGCACTATCTGGTGAAGGTCATCGCCGAGAAGTACCCACAGCTCACAGGCTTCCACAGTGAACTGCACTTCCTGGACAAGGCAGGCTCAG TGTCCCTGGATAGTGTCCTAGGGGATGTGTGCTCCCTGCAGCGAGGCCTGGAGCTGACACAGCGAGAGTTTGTGCGGCAGGATGACTGCATGGTGCTCAAGGAGTTCCTGAGGGCTCATTCACCCACCATGGACAAGCTGCTGGCAGACAGCAAGACGGCTCAA GAGGCCTATGAATCGGTGGTGGAGTACTTTGGAGAGAACCCCAAGACCACGCCGCCCTCCATGTTCTTCTCCCTGTTCAGCCGCTTCACCAAGGCCTACAAG AAAGCTGAGCAAGAGGTGGAACAGTGGAAAAAAGAAGCAGCTACCCAGGAGGCGGGCGCCGACAACCCGGGCAGGGGAGAGGCCCCAGCACCCAAG TCCCCGCCCAAGGCCAGGAGACAACAGATGGACCTCATCTCTGAGCTGAAACGGAAGCAGCAGAAAGAGCCACTCATCTACGACAGTGATCGGGATGGGGCCATTGAAGACATCATCACAG ATCTGCGGAACCAGCCCTACATTCGGGCAGATACAGGCCGCCGCAGTGGCCGCAGTGGCCGCAGGCGTCCCCCAGGACCTCCCCTGCAGGTCACCACCGACCTCTCGCTGTAG